CTGGATTACAAGTTTTACAATGACGAGATATCTTTGAGAGTGCACAGAAGATTGATTAAAATAAACAAATTCATTTCAATTATGCCAATAGATCTTGGAACTCTAGGTGAATGAAAGAAGACAAAATTCCACACACCTCAACACATCTGCAAAATTAATTGAATATGTTACAGGCGCGGCTGTGTGCAGTGAGCCATTTCACTCTTGATATTATTCCATTCAATAAGCTCATTGAAATGGTGAGATGAATCTCCCTTCCAAAGTGTCTCAGTAACATGCCCTGATGATGAGTGAAGATTATTTCCATCCTCTTTCATCAGGGTTAGAATTTGTAGGAACTAAAATCTAAGTCCTATgaaatacatcacaaacagcacatAACATAAGTGGAGCTGTAAAAACAATGTTTTTTGTACTTGCCTGTTTCTGGAAATTAATATTGGTCCAAGTCCGTTGATTAAACTTGTAACCTTTCACGAGTAGAACAAAGATGTAATAGGCATTGAAACAAAATGCTTTGCGATACAGGTCTGGCACATTTGGCAGCAACTGTTGGACCTGCAAGATAGATCTTTTAGGTTATATGTAGAGTAATGGTCATGAAGTGCTTTTAtatggactgccaacacagatgccttgtgcaggaaggcacagagtcgaatgtacttcctaagaaggttggcgtcattcaatgtctgcagtgagatgctgaagatgttctataggtcagttgtggagagcgccctcttctttgtggtggcatgttggggaggaagcattaagaagagggacgcctcacgtcttaataagctggtaaggaaggcgggctctgtcgtgggcaaaggactggagagtttaacatcggtagctgagcgaagggcgctgagtaggctacggtcaattatggataactctgaacatcctctacatagcaccatccagagacagagaagcagtttcagtgacaggttactatcgatgcaatgctcctcagacaggatgaagaggtcaatactccccaatgccattaggctttacaattctacctccaggacttaagaactttttaaaagctattaatgctttttgagacggtgatttagatgcttatcatattttttactgagttaagtattgtatgtaattagttttgctacagcaagtgtatgggacattggaaaaaagttgaatttccccatggggatgaataaagtatctatctatctatctatctatcactgtcAATTAATATTTGATTTGTTAGATGTGTACCCTATCTTTAAAATGCAGTATTTCAGAAGTGATTTACATAAGCAGTGTATCATGGGCCATGCCTGTTTCCTTTTGAAACAACACTCAACACCTGACACATGCTTCTCCTGTGTAATAAGTCTATCCATTAGAGACATGAAGAATGATCTCTGTCAGTGGTACCAAAGCAGACAAGCTCACAGCACTGTGTCAATTAAGGCACTCTGTCAATTTAAGTGAATGAGAAACAGTTTTGAATTCCATCACTCACTTGATTCCAGTTTTTCCTACAGAAAGACCGGACTGTTGAATGGaaaacatctatggaaaatgaTCCAGTTAAGTTCAAGGCTTCCATTGTATcagagaaaccagaaaaggcctagataaagagAAATAAATTCATGACTTGAGCAATATAAGGAAATCAAATTGTGACATTCCATTTAGTTAGTAACCTACCACAAATTTGCCTTGTAACAGTCGATTGATTGGAACAAGACGCTCTCTCCAGCTGCCTTTAACGTAGGAAGATCTAAAGTTAAATATTGATAACAATTGGTGGCGGCACTGAATAGGATCTCCAGTCCCAACGAGAGTGATATTATTGTCAGCATCATAGTCCTTTTGTAACTTTGCTCCAATGCATGAACTTCCAAGGACTTCCTCCATTGGTAGAATCATGGTGTAGTGTAAGGGAAGGCAAGGGTCTTCAATGGATGATTTATTGGCAGATTTCTGGGTTTATGAAACATAAATATGTGAAAATATGTACATGCTTAAGCAATAATAGATcttataaaaataaaacaaagaactTGTATTTTATAGCACTTTAAGAGATTGAGTTGAACACATAGATACAAGTGAAAAATTTAACAGCAGTTACTCAGCCCCATGAGTCTGCTGTGCCTATTTGAATAGGATCAGATTTGATATCACTGACTTGTATTACATTTTGCAGCAGCAATTACTATAAACTACAAAAATAAAGACTAACATGGCTGTGCTGATGGGCTCatcaaccattcagaaatctgatggctgaggggaataagctgtttcTGATTCATTCAGtatgggtcttcagattcctgatccacctccacaacgatagtaatgagaagaggacatccaTCTATCACCAGCTgtgccttctgcagcctcttgtgatcccaTGTTTTAGagcttccatatcaggctgtgctGCAACTGATCAGATGCCTATGCAAAAGTAATCTCTGCATTTCTGTCTACCCACAGTGACCTTTCACCAGCTTGCTTGACAACTATCCATCCATTTCTGCCTTAACAATACTTAAAAGACTGTCAATACTGAGGGAAAGCAAATGGTCCTATCTGCATTAGATGAGTTCTCAAAGAGACCTGCTGTGCTAAGCCCTGTCAAGATACATTGTCAGAATGGATGTAGATACTTTCaggcatgaggtacaggagcctgaagtctcaCTAAACTAGGTTCAATAGTGGCTTCATCCTTTCAAATGTCCAGTTCTTGGACCAACTAGCACAACCCTACTCATCTTAGTTTAGCAAcattatgaccactttgatcatttTGCACTAAAGTAGACCCTTTTGTtctaattttgttctttcttttaaaaatcatgtataatttatattttcctTGTGACTGCTGTGTATATGATGCGATGGGCCCGTAATGTTGCtgcaggtaagtttttcattgcacctgtgcctaTGACCAGCAACTTGACTTTGACTCCAGAACTGGTGCTGTTAAAGTAAGGTCTGTCTTCTCTGGTGAGCAAAAAAGATTCCATCACAATTTTGAAAGTGCAAGTGAGCTCCTCATGACCGATTTTTAATATTAGTGCATACTGATGACGAATCTTGATCTGGTCACTATCAGATTGCTATTACAGGTGCTTGCTTTCTACTTCACAACCATGACTACCTTTCAAACTTATCTATGAAACATTTAGAATGTCCTACTGTGTTGAAAGATGTTTTAGATGTGTGAGCCTTTAAAGGTTTTGAAACACTGGAAAAACGCTTGCAGCTAGTCTGAACTCTTAGAGGTTTTACCTGAATGAGATTTGCCCAATAAATGTTCTCAGCTTCATCTCGTCCATAACAGCCCAGGCTTTCAATGTAGACTTCATATTTGTTATTATACAGTGTGATTTCTGTAATCTCGTACTTGCGTGAACGCATCTTGGGGACAAATGCTATTTCTGTCGAAGCTCCACCCAGATCCAGAGTACCTTTGGTCTTTACAGTGAAAGGTCGATTTAGTTGTTTCCAAATACGTCTCTGCCAAGGGTTTTGGGTGAGAAAACAGAGGATTGAGATGAGCATCAATAATGTTGGGCCAAGACAATGTCAAATTGCGGTTATATGGTGATAATGCAAAGTGTTTCTGTAATGCCCCAAGATGTGCAAACAAACAAAATTTGTCATTGAGCCACGTTAACACAGGGGAGCATTTTGTATAGCTGTTAGGTAGCTCTTTATAAATAGCACAAGGAAAAGTTGGAAGCTTTGCTTCATCTCAGAAGAGGGGTCCTAGCTTCAAGCCACACTCCTGAGACTTGCACACATAACTTTAACTGTGGTACAAGGGAAATGCTACAATCTTTGTACATACAGTATTATCCTTTGGAAATAATGTTTGACAGAGGTCCCGGCTCCTCTCGCAAACATAAAAGATCCCAAAGCAGCATAATAAAGAAGATCATCCAGACTCTCCCTTACATTGTAGTTCATATTCATTGCTAACTTGACCCTCAAGCAGATCCACTGGTGATGAAGGCTGTCCCATTTAGGAAAGCTAACTGTATGCTTGTCAATAGAATCCATGTTGTAACCATGTATTATTATTGGCTGCATGAGCTTCCTGGATATGATGGGCCATGTCTATAAGCAACTTGGTTTCTAAACTGGCACACCCTAAGCAAGAATCTCCATAAGACATAAGTGTGTCTTGTCCTGTGTAATAACTTTATCCGGTAAAGACATTTAAAAAGACCGCTCCCATTGGGATGTCATAGTAGTTAAAGTATTTACAAATGCTAGATCTTTCTCCGATAGAGCACCCTGCCCAGCGCTCTGTGCCTAGGTATTAATGTACAAAGGCGAGTCTGTGCCACTGGCAGCGGTTAAAGGAAGAGGGCTAGCAGATCCTCCATGGTCTCACTCTACCAGAAATATTTCCGCTGCCCTTTACATCTTCCTCCGAAACTTAAAATTAACATAGTTGCTCACTTGTCCGTTCAGATACTGGGTCTTCAACCTGAGAAAtcaactctgcttctctttccatagatgctgcttgacctgctttTAATCCACTCACAACATTCCCTACCTCATGAATGTAACTTTGACAAACCTGGCGGAAGTTACCCAGTAAATAATTCGCCGTAATCCATCCATAGGCCCCTTCCTCTTTCCCTGAGATAATTTGAGCACCTTTAAAATCAAATGGTGAGGAGCGGAGGTAGTTTTCAATGGCAGAGAGGATCATGGTTGAGGCAGATGAGTTCTGTGTTCTGACAGATGGAACAGAAGAGGTGAAACCAAGTTAAAGACATGTACACCTTTTACATTTGGAACAagtaagattgtgaaggggctagACAGagtaaacattgagaacatgggaACTATTGAGAACTATCATGGgacagtacagaaccagagggcatagtgtCAGAATAAAGTAGCATCCATTTAAATCTGATGAGAAAGAATTATTTCTCTCAGAGAGCGAGTCTTTGGATCTTCTTAGTGTAGTGCTGAGCCAAAGGCTACGGGGAAAATGCAAGAATGTGACCTGAGGAATGTCGGATTAGCCATAATCGTATTGATTGGAGACCGTGCAAGGGATTAAATGACCCCCTCCTCTTAAGAAaaatccttggcaagtaggattaatgaGAGCCCCAAGGCATTCCATGCATACACTGTGAGCAAGATGATAATCAAGGATAAAGGAGGAAACATGTACTTCAAAGTGGAGAATGCAGATGAGGTCCTAAATGGGTGCTTTGTGTTGATATTTACCAAGGAGATAATAGTGAGATTTGTATGGAATGTGCTAATATACTGGGGCATTTAGAGATAAAGAAAGTGTTGGCATTGAGTCTCTTGAAGAAAGTTAAAGCGGATGTCCCCAGAGTCTGATGGGACATACCCAGATTATTGAGAGGTGCAAGGGTGAGATAGCTGTAACCTTGACCAAGATCTTCATTTTCTCTAGCAACAGGTGAAGTCCCAGAGGACTAGCAAGTAGCTAACGTCGTTTTGATATTCTAGAAGGGAAATaggaataatcctggaaactatagactggtgagcctCACATCAGTGAACCTGTatgagaggattcttagagataggatttatgaacatttgggaaACCATGGTCTGAATAGGGATAGAcagtatggctttgtgtgggCCAAGCCATGACCTGGTAACCTGATTGAGTTTTTAGAGGAGGTGATGAAGGTGACTGATGAAGATAGAGGTGTGGATGTAGTCTACAAAGTCCCTCTTggtaggctcatccagaagattcagATACATAGAATTCCTAGTGAC
This sequence is a window from Hemitrygon akajei chromosome 1, sHemAka1.3, whole genome shotgun sequence. Protein-coding genes within it:
- the entpd3 gene encoding ectonucleoside triphosphate diphosphohydrolase 3 isoform X2: MMELKRPILAAIIILLSSVIAIMVIAILHFKNDTIPVGLKYGIVFDAGASSTTVYVYYWPAEKENNTGVVSEKYKCKIEGSAISDFDYNPVEAASSLEQCLNKTIEEIPAEKHNATPLYFGASAGMRLLRTQNSSASTMILSAIENYLRSSPFDFKGAQIISGKEEGAYGWITANYLLGNFRQRRIWKQLNRPFTVKTKGTLDLGGASTEIAFVPKMRSRKYEITEITLYNNKYEVYIESLGCYGRDEAENIYWANLIQKSANKSSIEDPCLPLHYTMILPMEEVLGSSCIGAKLQKDYDADNNITLVGTGDPIQCRHQLLSIFNFRSSYVKGSWRERLVPINRLLQGKFVAFSGFSDTMEALNLTGSFSIDVFHSTVRSFCRKNWNQVQQLLPNVPDLYRKAFCFNAYYIFVLLVKGYKFNQRTWTNINFQKQVGNNSIGWSLGYMLNLTNMIPAENQ
- the entpd3 gene encoding ectonucleoside triphosphate diphosphohydrolase 3 isoform X1, encoding MMELKRPILAAIIILLSSVIAIMVIAILHFKNDTIPVGLKYGIVFDAGASSTTVYVYYWPAEKENNTGVVSEKYKCKIEGSAISDFDYNPVEAASSLEQCLNKTIEEIPAEKHNATPLYFGASAGMRLLRTQNSSASTMILSAIENYLRSSPFDFKGAQIISGKEEGAYGWITANYLLGNFRQRRIWKQLNRPFTVKTKGTLDLGGASTEIAFVPKMRSRKYEITEITLYNNKYEVYIESLGCYGRDEAENIYWANLIQKSANKSSIEDPCLPLHYTMILPMEEVLGSSCIGAKLQKDYDADNNITLVGTGDPIQCRHQLLSIFNFRSSYVKGSWRERLVPINRLLQGKFVAFSGFSDTMEALNLTGSFSIDVFHSTVRSFCRKNWNQVQQLLPNVPDLYRKAFCFNAYYIFVLLVKGYKFNQRTWTNINFQKQVGNNSIGWSLGYMLNLTNMIPAENQVSQTPMSESAFCGLLLLFIVLALFCSFFICISVIQSIPFI